From a region of the Marispirochaeta aestuarii genome:
- a CDS encoding helix-turn-helix transcriptional regulator, giving the protein MKLTLHLSSSPSIFSVDGIPGRIEVKRWDGFLLSGPAYGVIDINTGEQLEEFSLFITENLFWRLGNELQIPWTMEMRKIIENLSSDRAFLPAPTNTYSRLAVFQLLHCPLCGSLLRLYMEAKLMEIFSLRVYELLQPERTKALQLKISASDRRHLEEAMEILVREAFDPPCIRELAGRVGLNTTKLKQGFRIQYGTTIFSYVRQLRMERARELLLDRALTVGEVALAVGYSSFSSFSKAFYRYHGFLPKTLVGNRKK; this is encoded by the coding sequence ATGAAACTCACCCTGCATCTGTCCAGCAGTCCGTCGATCTTTTCTGTTGATGGTATTCCAGGACGGATCGAGGTCAAGCGATGGGACGGATTTCTTCTTTCAGGCCCGGCGTATGGAGTTATCGATATTAATACAGGCGAGCAGCTTGAGGAATTCAGCCTTTTTATTACTGAAAATCTGTTTTGGAGGCTGGGCAATGAACTCCAGATACCATGGACCATGGAGATGCGAAAAATAATTGAAAATCTTTCTTCTGACCGCGCCTTTCTTCCTGCTCCGACGAACACGTATTCTCGTCTTGCTGTTTTTCAGCTGCTTCACTGCCCGCTTTGTGGTTCACTTTTACGGCTTTATATGGAAGCCAAACTGATGGAGATTTTTTCGTTAAGAGTCTATGAACTCCTGCAACCTGAAAGGACAAAGGCGCTGCAGTTGAAAATTTCCGCAAGCGATCGCAGGCACCTGGAGGAAGCCATGGAAATACTTGTCAGGGAAGCTTTTGACCCTCCCTGCATCCGTGAACTTGCAGGAAGGGTTGGTCTGAACACCACAAAACTCAAGCAGGGATTTCGAATTCAGTACGGTACCACCATATTCTCGTATGTGCGGCAGCTACGAATGGAAAGGGCCCGCGAACTGCTCCTGGACAGAGCTCTTACTGTCGGGGAGGTGGCCCTGGCGGTAGGATACAGCAGCTTCAGTTCTTTTTCAAAGGCGTTCTATCGCTACCATGGATTTCTACCCAAAACGCTTGTGGGCAATAGAAAAAAGTAA
- a CDS encoding 4Fe-4S binding protein, with translation MQTVTDKTVRPAQFYLKTERTFTGIRKYSWVLVPIVAFGSLYYPLLGLFVFAIMLVIMGSGFFQGRYWCGNLCPHGSLFDKVSMSASRFIKIPRIFKSPVTRWVFFAIYMFMFFVRLARVMPLWGNPEFMGKFGMLMGKQYLVMPTVLGFALSMLNPRSWCSFCPMGSLGHVFYKLGKVTKLNHGFDKKVTIASTDKCHKCATCARVCPVQLSPFQNFDGNNQFNSELCIRCGTCVANCPANQLQLATAKEADYLKQTTVLEGYEKRTPVRAVIEKIEQISPSVREFTFRMDADRNTGRKIEYAPGQFVLIKVSDEPEMYRAYSISSRTPDDPDRLSVTVQKKEGGYASDIVFRDFTEGMQVQLEGPMGRDLVVDKKADKVLFIGGGIGITPFVPIVKDISENPGRITKAVLLYGVNREGDFLYDSFFEDAGKRSDVFEYVRTVAWPGEDWKGNTGFVTESLKNMDLKGWKIYMCGPPPMVKAVLRTLEEM, from the coding sequence ATGCAGACAGTTACTGACAAAACAGTACGGCCAGCACAATTCTATCTGAAGACGGAAAGGACGTTTACCGGCATCAGGAAATACTCCTGGGTACTGGTCCCGATCGTAGCTTTTGGATCTCTCTACTATCCACTCCTCGGACTATTCGTGTTCGCCATAATGCTTGTAATTATGGGAAGCGGGTTTTTTCAGGGAAGATACTGGTGCGGGAATCTCTGCCCCCACGGAAGCCTTTTTGATAAAGTATCCATGTCGGCTTCCAGGTTCATTAAAATACCGAGAATCTTTAAATCCCCCGTAACCCGCTGGGTCTTCTTTGCAATTTACATGTTCATGTTTTTCGTGCGTCTTGCCAGGGTCATGCCCCTCTGGGGAAACCCGGAGTTTATGGGAAAGTTCGGTATGCTCATGGGCAAGCAGTATCTGGTAATGCCCACGGTCCTGGGTTTCGCCCTCTCCATGCTGAATCCCCGTTCCTGGTGCTCCTTCTGTCCCATGGGGAGCCTGGGGCATGTTTTCTACAAGCTTGGTAAAGTCACAAAGCTGAACCACGGCTTCGACAAAAAGGTCACCATTGCCTCCACGGACAAATGTCACAAGTGCGCGACCTGCGCCCGGGTGTGTCCCGTTCAGCTTTCTCCTTTCCAGAACTTTGACGGGAATAACCAGTTCAACAGCGAGCTCTGCATTCGCTGCGGTACCTGCGTTGCCAACTGCCCGGCAAACCAGCTTCAGCTGGCAACGGCGAAGGAGGCGGATTATCTGAAGCAGACGACAGTTCTGGAGGGCTACGAAAAACGGACACCCGTACGTGCGGTAATTGAAAAGATCGAGCAGATTTCCCCCAGCGTCCGGGAGTTCACCTTCCGTATGGATGCAGACAGGAATACAGGCAGAAAGATTGAGTATGCCCCCGGACAGTTTGTGCTGATCAAGGTTTCCGATGAACCTGAGATGTACCGGGCCTATTCCATCAGCTCAAGGACCCCGGATGACCCTGACCGGCTCTCCGTGACGGTCCAGAAGAAGGAGGGCGGCTATGCATCGGACATCGTGTTCCGGGATTTCACCGAAGGCATGCAGGTTCAGCTCGAGGGACCCATGGGCCGGGACCTTGTGGTTGACAAGAAAGCGGACAAGGTCCTCTTTATCGGCGGCGGCATCGGCATAACCCCCTTTGTTCCCATTGTGAAGGATATCTCCGAAAATCCCGGAAGAATTACAAAGGCCGTACTCCTGTACGGTGTAAACAGGGAAGGGGATTTTCTGTACGACAGCTTCTTTGAGGATGCAGGGAAAAGGAGCGATGTATTTGAATACGTCAGAACCGTGGCCTGGCCCGGGGAGGATTGGAAGGGGAATACCGGTTTTGTAACCGAGAGCCTGAAGAACATGGACCTGAAGGGCTGGAAGATCTACATGTGCGGCCCGCCCCCCATGGTAAAGGCTGTGCTCAGGACCCTGGAAGAGATGC
- a CDS encoding flavodoxin family protein: MKILIVYDSFFGNTEKIALTMKKALGRDPRVSEASALRVGDADPENLESLSMLIVGSPTRAFRPSPAVTGFLKRIPPKGLAGKKAAAFDTGISLEDASPRFLRIFIRLFGYAAKPIAAGLVKKGASLVIAPEGFLVQDTEGPLKEGETERAAQWAGKCIGNE, encoded by the coding sequence ATGAAAATCCTGATAGTGTATGATTCTTTTTTCGGGAATACGGAGAAGATAGCCCTGACCATGAAAAAGGCCCTTGGGAGGGACCCCAGGGTCAGCGAGGCCTCAGCCCTCAGGGTTGGGGACGCGGATCCGGAAAATCTGGAAAGCCTGTCCATGCTGATAGTCGGATCTCCTACCCGCGCCTTTCGCCCCTCCCCTGCCGTCACCGGATTTCTAAAACGAATACCCCCAAAAGGATTAGCCGGGAAAAAAGCGGCAGCCTTCGATACGGGAATTTCCCTGGAAGACGCCAGCCCCCGCTTCCTGAGAATTTTTATCCGGCTCTTCGGCTACGCGGCCAAACCGATCGCCGCAGGGCTGGTAAAAAAAGGTGCCAGTCTTGTCATAGCCCCTGAAGGCTTCCTGGTACAGGACACGGAAGGCCCTTTGAAGGAGGGAGAAACGGAACGGGCTGCCCAATGGGCCGGGAAATGTATCGGGAACGAATAA
- a CDS encoding NADase-type glycan-binding domain-containing protein produces MKKVFFPIIMTALLIPAVAQNGGWQEFSVGPSRSLWASSSLSETIGGRSVTYGPEALFDGDTGSPWVEGVPGSGVGESLTVMTQRLVSRISVVNGFARSRRLFERNNRVREVSVSFVAGMTAPGLVTELDYSLYFLKEKALPGTFELRDSMEEQSLALYRLEDLQKDFYLETLEQFSTDYPDLFSMALDELGVPSNDWRDPLNLGLIREIYGFYGVRIRIQDVYRGSHYDDTCVSELEFGVEEF; encoded by the coding sequence ATGAAGAAGGTGTTTTTCCCGATCATCATGACGGCCCTGCTTATCCCCGCTGTTGCACAGAACGGAGGATGGCAGGAGTTCTCCGTGGGCCCTTCCCGGTCCCTCTGGGCAAGTTCGTCCCTCAGCGAGACCATCGGAGGCAGAAGTGTGACCTACGGTCCCGAGGCTCTTTTTGACGGGGATACAGGGAGCCCCTGGGTTGAAGGGGTCCCGGGCAGCGGCGTGGGGGAGTCGCTGACAGTCATGACTCAGCGGCTTGTCAGCCGGATAAGCGTGGTCAACGGTTTTGCCCGGTCCCGGAGGCTCTTTGAGCGCAACAACCGCGTCAGGGAGGTCTCTGTCTCTTTTGTTGCAGGGATGACGGCTCCGGGACTTGTGACCGAGCTGGACTACAGCCTCTATTTTCTGAAGGAGAAGGCCCTTCCCGGTACCTTTGAACTGCGGGACAGCATGGAGGAGCAGTCCCTTGCCCTCTACCGCCTGGAAGATCTTCAGAAAGATTTTTACCTTGAAACCCTGGAGCAGTTTTCCACGGATTATCCGGATCTTTTTTCCATGGCCCTCGATGAGCTGGGAGTTCCTTCCAATGACTGGCGGGATCCCCTGAATCTGGGATTGATCCGTGAGATCTACGGGTTTTACGGAGTGAGGATCCGTATCCAGGATGTCTACAGGGGCAGCCACTATGACGATACCTGCGTCTCCGAACTGGAGTTCGGGGTGGAGGAATTCTAG
- a CDS encoding fibronectin type III domain-containing protein, producing the protein MNRNSVKSTLSSIAAVVFVLAFVSCPSAGGGSGDEPPTPSEPFITTAPEAPTGVQASDGTYISFIRLTWNASYGADGYEIYWASSIDGTYTAFDTCSGTLYDDYDGGDGTTYFFKIKAYNQFGYSDFSNYDSGWAVDLCNGTWEPDEGYSSITNGSWFNNQFMPMSPGYVSYRGWMQRGKTYRIVITDFYYPDNADLSLYSTYGDILTRSNSGSGGEDEVIYYSAPDTGYYFFRVVNWLGDSFTFSIGFYEM; encoded by the coding sequence ATGAATAGGAATAGTGTAAAATCAACATTGTCCAGCATTGCGGCGGTAGTATTTGTACTGGCATTTGTCAGTTGTCCGTCTGCAGGAGGCGGATCCGGCGACGAGCCACCAACACCCTCTGAACCTTTTATCACTACTGCTCCAGAAGCACCCACCGGAGTACAAGCCAGCGACGGTACCTACATATCGTTTATACGGCTGACCTGGAACGCCTCCTACGGTGCTGATGGCTATGAAATCTATTGGGCCAGTAGTATTGATGGAACCTATACTGCCTTCGACACCTGTTCAGGTACACTCTATGATGATTATGATGGAGGCGACGGAACAACCTATTTTTTCAAGATAAAGGCCTATAATCAATTTGGGTACAGTGATTTCAGCAATTATGACAGTGGCTGGGCTGTCGACTTATGTAATGGTACCTGGGAACCGGACGAAGGGTATTCTTCCATAACGAACGGCTCCTGGTTCAACAATCAGTTTATGCCCATGAGCCCCGGATACGTAAGCTATCGCGGATGGATGCAGCGCGGAAAAACCTACAGGATTGTAATAACTGATTTTTACTACCCCGATAACGCGGATTTGAGTCTTTACTCGACGTATGGCGATATCCTTACGAGAAGCAATAGCGGCAGCGGCGGTGAGGACGAGGTTATATATTATTCCGCCCCGGATACCGGGTACTACTTTTTTCGCGTGGTGAACTGGCTGGGGGATTCCTTTACATTCTCGATCGGTTTTTATGAGATGTGA
- a CDS encoding Gfo/Idh/MocA family protein → MFQKADGANYAPKGKTDPVCDKGEFPFAAVGLDHGHIYGMCNGLLEAGGELKWVWDPDPEKVEAFVNRFPGVHAARSETEVLEDPAVKLVAGAAVPADRCALGIRVMDHDKDYFCDKTPLTTLEQLEKAKRKTEETGKKYAVYYSERLHVESAVFAGQLVEQGAVGRVLQVLGTGPHRIGRVRPDWFWEKDRFGGILCDIGSHQIEQFLYFSGEQDARVVHSQVANHNHGDHPNFEDFGDAVLVGDNGATSYFRVDWFTPDGLPVWGDGRLTILGTEGYIELRKYLDICRDDEGDQVYLVNHEGMQHFSVRGKVGYPFFGQLIRDCLDRTETAMTQEHAFKAVELAVRAQEMATVIEERFG, encoded by the coding sequence ATGTTTCAAAAAGCCGATGGAGCGAATTACGCACCCAAGGGAAAAACGGATCCGGTCTGCGATAAGGGGGAGTTCCCTTTTGCTGCAGTGGGACTCGACCACGGGCATATCTACGGAATGTGCAATGGTCTTCTCGAGGCCGGGGGAGAACTGAAATGGGTCTGGGACCCGGACCCCGAAAAAGTCGAGGCTTTTGTAAACCGCTTTCCCGGTGTACATGCCGCGCGTTCTGAGACAGAGGTGCTGGAGGATCCGGCGGTAAAGCTGGTAGCCGGGGCTGCGGTTCCGGCGGACCGCTGTGCCCTGGGGATCCGGGTAATGGACCACGACAAGGACTATTTCTGCGACAAGACGCCCTTAACGACCCTGGAACAGCTGGAAAAAGCCAAAAGAAAGACCGAAGAAACCGGGAAAAAATACGCCGTCTATTACAGCGAGCGTCTGCATGTGGAGAGCGCCGTCTTTGCAGGACAGCTTGTGGAACAGGGTGCTGTCGGCCGGGTGCTGCAGGTGCTGGGAACCGGACCCCACCGGATCGGCAGGGTTCGCCCGGACTGGTTCTGGGAGAAGGATCGTTTCGGCGGGATCCTCTGCGATATCGGCAGCCACCAGATCGAGCAGTTCCTCTATTTCAGCGGGGAACAGGATGCCAGAGTCGTCCACAGCCAGGTGGCTAACCATAATCACGGGGACCATCCGAACTTTGAGGATTTCGGGGATGCCGTCCTGGTCGGCGATAACGGAGCCACCAGCTACTTCCGGGTGGACTGGTTTACCCCCGATGGACTTCCTGTCTGGGGAGACGGACGACTGACTATCCTGGGGACCGAGGGCTACATCGAGCTGCGGAAGTACCTGGATATCTGTCGGGACGACGAGGGCGACCAGGTTTATCTGGTAAATCATGAGGGTATGCAGCACTTCTCCGTACGGGGCAAGGTGGGGTATCCCTTCTTCGGGCAGCTTATCCGGGACTGCCTGGATAGGACCGAGACTGCCATGACCCAGGAACACGCCTTTAAAGCCGTGGAACTGGCTGTCCGGGCCCAGGAGATGGCGACGGTGATCGAGGAGAGATTCGGGTAG